ATCGAAAGTAAAATTCCAGATGTCCAAGCGATCACCACATCGCGAATGACCTTCGCCGTCAATCAACAATTTTCCGGTTTACTCCAAATCATCTTCGTCGTCACCGCCAGTTTGTGGATCATGGCGCTCATCGTCATCGCGTTGATTTTCACTCTTAGCGTCAACGAACGCCAACGCGAACTGGGTCTCTTGCGCGCGATGGGCGCGCACAAGCGCTTCGTGCTTCGCCTCATCATCGGCGAAGCGATGCTACTGACCGGACTCGGCGGAGTCATCGGATTGTGTGTGAGCGGCGCGCTCTTGTTAAGTTATCAAGGATTGCTCGAACAGCGTTTGCATATTCCATTTTTGCTTCCTTCCTGGTTCGATGCAACGATGTTGATTAGCGGATTGCTGGGGTTAGCCATCGTGTCGGGCGCAATCGCGTCGTTCCAGCCGGCGTTTCGCATCAGTCGCTTGGAGCCGTATGAAGCAGTTCGCCAGGGCAGTTAAGTGAACAACGTGATTTCACAATCGCAAATCAGTCTACATTCCGTCAGCAAACGTTACCGGCAAGGTGGCGTCATCGTCACCGCGCTCGACAACGTGAATTTGGAAATCCAGTCCGGCGATTTTCTCGTCATTACGGGACGCTCAGGCGTTGGCAAAACAACTCTGCTCAGTGTCATCGGCGGACTGACGTTGCCGACCCAGGGCACGATCATGTTCAACGGCACAAACCTGGGAACGCTCGACGATGTTGCCTTGTCCGCATTCCGCGCGCGCAAGATGGGATTCGTTTTCCAATTCGCCAGTATGTTGCCCACATTGACCGCGCAAGAAAATATCAGCGTTCCACTTTTATTTGCGAATGGAACCGGTAAACCTCAACGCGTTCCAGAACTATTGCGCCTCGTCGGGTTGGAGGATCGCGCGCATCACTATGCGGCGCAATTATCCGG
This sequence is a window from Chloroflexota bacterium. Protein-coding genes within it:
- a CDS encoding ABC transporter ATP-binding protein, which translates into the protein MSQSQISLHSVSKRYRQGGVIVTALDNVNLEIQSGDFLVITGRSGVGKTTLLSVIGGLTLPTQGTIMFNGTNLGTLDDVALSAFRARKMGFVFQFASMLPTLTAQENISVPLLFANGTGKPQRVPELLRLVGLEDRAHHYAAQLSGGQQRRVAIARALINQPAVLLADEPTGDLDTDTEKEILEMLRAFNQQGMTIILVTHNPELSAYGNRTVRMERGKLIEASQ